The following proteins come from a genomic window of Gottfriedia acidiceleris:
- a CDS encoding adhesin, which yields MIITDKAKMFIENVMKQNNVDTLRFASNGEGCCGPSWGVELAPAESADVVQTINGLNVAIAPSIIEIVSDVTLDLQGEGEDAGLVIQGGSSCC from the coding sequence ATGATTATTACAGATAAAGCAAAAATGTTTATTGAAAATGTTATGAAACAAAATAATGTAGATACTTTACGTTTTGCATCTAATGGAGAAGGTTGCTGCGGACCAAGTTGGGGTGTAGAACTTGCGCCTGCTGAATCAGCTGATGTAGTACAAACAATTAATGGTTTAAATGTTGCAATTGCACCTTCTATTATTGAAATAGTAAGTGATGTAACTCTTGATTTACAAGGTGAAGGTGAAGATGCAGGATTAGTGATTCAAGGTGGAAGTAGTTGTTGCTAA
- a CDS encoding arsenite methyltransferase, with protein MKELEKDSIRQTVRDNYKKVALNVLEKDCCGTTDCCSSTDNTLSNYTNKLGYSNEELQSVPEGSNMGLGCGNPQAIANIKPEETVLDLGSGGGFDCFLAARKVGESGRVIGVDMTPEMISKARLNAEKNSFKNVEFRLGEIENLPVANDSVDVIISNCVINLSPDKNRVFQEAYRVLKKGGRLAISDIVLTADLPDDIRNDLSFYSGCISGSSYIKDLEQYLQLAGFNAIRIVPKDDSHEFIKEWAPGRNVQDYIVSAVIEAVK; from the coding sequence ATGAAAGAATTAGAAAAAGATAGTATCCGCCAAACAGTGCGTGATAATTATAAAAAGGTTGCTTTAAATGTATTGGAAAAAGACTGCTGTGGAACGACTGACTGCTGCTCTTCCACTGATAATACGTTAAGTAACTACACAAATAAACTAGGGTATTCAAATGAGGAGCTACAATCAGTCCCTGAGGGATCGAACATGGGGCTAGGATGTGGAAATCCACAAGCTATTGCAAACATTAAACCTGAAGAAACTGTACTTGATTTAGGAAGCGGTGGAGGATTTGATTGTTTTCTAGCTGCACGCAAAGTTGGTGAAAGTGGAAGAGTAATTGGAGTTGATATGACTCCTGAAATGATTAGTAAAGCAAGATTAAATGCAGAGAAAAATTCATTTAAAAATGTTGAATTCCGATTAGGTGAGATAGAAAATTTACCAGTTGCTAATGACTCTGTCGATGTTATTATTTCGAACTGTGTAATTAATTTATCACCAGATAAAAATCGTGTTTTTCAAGAAGCATACCGTGTATTGAAAAAAGGTGGACGCTTAGCTATTTCTGATATTGTTCTCACAGCTGATTTACCTGATGATATTCGTAATGACTTGAGCTTCTATTCAGGGTGTATTTCAGGATCTTCTTATATTAAAGATTTAGAGCAGTACCTTCAATTGGCAGGATTTAATGCAATAAGGATTGTTCCAAAAGATGATTCACATGAGTTTATTAAGGAATGGGCACCAGGTCGTAATGTACAGGATTATATTGTCTCAGCAGTGATTGAAGCAGTTAAATAA
- a CDS encoding protein-tyrosine phosphatase family protein translates to MSKNYHELLKERIYIGGADDVEDLLKNEKIDVIYDLRAEAPEVESKYNRVHSPIVDDAENQDESIKKSIDHVISAYNEGKNLYFHCQGGSNRTGTVAVGTLLMLGKASTIEEAEQIAKTARPKINVKPEMKEALKRLFPHA, encoded by the coding sequence ATGTCTAAAAATTATCACGAATTATTAAAAGAACGCATTTATATAGGTGGAGCAGACGATGTAGAAGATTTATTAAAGAATGAAAAAATTGATGTTATCTATGATTTAAGAGCAGAAGCTCCAGAAGTAGAATCAAAATATAATCGTGTGCATAGTCCTATTGTTGATGATGCAGAGAATCAAGATGAATCTATTAAGAAGTCAATTGATCATGTAATTAGTGCATATAACGAAGGAAAGAATTTATATTTCCACTGCCAAGGTGGTAGTAACCGAACTGGAACTGTTGCAGTAGGTACATTATTAATGTTAGGTAAAGCATCTACAATTGAAGAAGCAGAACAAATTGCTAAAACGGCAAGACCTAAGATTAATGTAAAACCTGAAATGAAAGAAGCTTTAAAAAGATTATTTCCACATGCATAA
- the sigZ gene encoding RNA polymerase sigma factor SigZ, with protein sequence MTIQTEALWNEFNERLLFFIKGKINNKADADDILQNVFLKIHQNLGELKEEKNLKSWIFTIARNSIIDYYRSSKVTEEFKEELEKVIESGEDNFNEEITCCIDDFINLLPEKYQETIRLYEFEEMKHKEIAERLELSVSASKSRVQRGRNQLKLLLEECCKFQIDKYGNILDYQQKNICCDK encoded by the coding sequence GTGACAATTCAAACTGAAGCGCTTTGGAATGAATTTAATGAGCGACTTTTATTCTTTATTAAAGGTAAAATTAACAATAAAGCAGATGCCGATGATATTCTTCAAAATGTGTTTTTGAAAATTCATCAAAACTTAGGTGAGTTAAAGGAAGAAAAAAATCTGAAATCATGGATCTTTACAATCGCTAGAAACTCAATCATAGATTATTATCGTTCATCAAAGGTAACAGAAGAGTTTAAAGAAGAGTTAGAAAAAGTAATTGAAAGTGGCGAAGATAATTTTAATGAAGAGATTACTTGTTGTATTGACGATTTTATTAATCTCCTACCTGAAAAATATCAAGAAACAATTCGACTTTATGAGTTTGAAGAGATGAAACATAAAGAAATTGCTGAGAGATTAGAACTATCAGTTTCTGCTTCTAAATCCAGAGTTCAACGTGGGAGAAATCAGCTTAAATTATTACTTGAAGAATGTTGTAAGTTTCAAATTGATAAATACGGTAACATCCTGGATTATCAACAAAAAAATATTTGTTGTGATAAATAA
- a CDS encoding single-stranded-DNA-specific exonuclease RecJ — protein MEWGKSQRVISKAYLSLYGMTSSTILSQALFELGGHVDTRLPLRTEGYGLSKEIVNSLSKSYSLIITVDNGSSAHDALKAAKIKGIDVIVTDHHEVLNGRPNCLAFINPKRIDNHYPNPHLCGAGVALKLVQAIYLKLKREWIGESFKFFDLATLGTIADVVPLIGENRIICWHGLRKIKNHPHPAFKKIIDKLRIKTVDSSTFGFTLGPIFNACGRIGDPNFAAAILRSTDPTNEEIDQLIALNDKRKKVTAEQFLTIQEKIQSENLLNDDVLVINGDFHKGIIGILASRASNYYKKPTIVISSDGTGSARSLQGSQFSIINCISGCENLLKKFGGHPMAAGFSISLTDKQVNLFRTNIQKEATKQQICTPQQFYISNIPINTFPIELMSDLPILEPYGMGMPKPIFKSNATKIASSQYFGKEKEHLKLLIKDKNVLGFSQAHIFHKLENPSVLDLFYSVNCHKKEDFFLHDLMKIEDCLEI, from the coding sequence GTGGAGTGGGGGAAAAGCCAGAGAGTCATATCAAAGGCTTACCTATCACTATATGGGATGACTTCTTCGACTATATTAAGCCAGGCTTTATTTGAATTGGGTGGGCATGTAGACACACGATTACCTTTAAGAACAGAGGGTTACGGATTATCAAAGGAAATAGTTAACAGCCTTTCAAAATCTTATTCATTGATTATTACAGTTGATAATGGGTCAAGTGCACATGATGCTTTAAAAGCAGCGAAAATAAAAGGAATTGATGTGATTGTCACTGATCATCACGAAGTATTAAATGGGAGACCTAATTGTTTGGCTTTTATCAATCCCAAACGTATTGACAACCACTATCCGAATCCTCACTTATGTGGAGCAGGGGTTGCATTAAAGCTAGTACAAGCTATTTATCTTAAGTTAAAAAGAGAATGGATTGGTGAATCTTTTAAATTTTTCGACTTAGCAACTTTAGGAACAATTGCAGATGTCGTGCCATTAATTGGAGAAAACCGAATTATCTGTTGGCACGGATTACGAAAAATAAAAAATCATCCTCATCCTGCATTCAAAAAAATAATAGATAAATTAAGGATTAAAACAGTTGATAGTTCAACATTTGGCTTTACTTTGGGTCCGATTTTTAATGCGTGCGGACGAATTGGAGACCCAAATTTTGCTGCTGCCATTCTACGTTCTACTGATCCAACTAATGAAGAAATTGATCAACTAATTGCATTAAATGACAAACGAAAAAAAGTAACAGCAGAACAATTCTTGACGATTCAAGAAAAAATACAGAGTGAAAATTTACTAAACGATGACGTTTTAGTGATAAACGGAGATTTTCACAAAGGGATTATAGGGATTCTTGCCTCCAGAGCTTCTAACTATTACAAAAAACCAACAATTGTTATATCAAGTGACGGTACTGGATCTGCAAGAAGTTTACAGGGAAGTCAATTTTCAATTATTAATTGTATTTCTGGTTGTGAAAATTTATTGAAGAAATTCGGTGGACATCCAATGGCTGCTGGATTTTCAATTAGTTTAACTGATAAACAGGTTAATTTATTTCGTACAAACATACAAAAAGAAGCGACAAAACAACAAATTTGTACACCACAACAATTTTATATCAGTAATATTCCAATCAACACATTTCCTATAGAATTGATGTCTGATTTACCTATTTTAGAACCTTATGGAATGGGTATGCCAAAACCAATTTTTAAAAGTAATGCAACCAAAATAGCATCATCTCAATATTTCGGAAAAGAAAAAGAACATTTAAAATTACTAATTAAAGATAAAAATGTTTTAGGATTTTCACAGGCACATATATTTCATAAACTTGAGAATCCCTCTGTGTTAGATTTATTTTATTCGGTTAATTGTCATAAAAAAGAGGACTTTTTTTTACATGATTTGATGAAAATAGAAGACTGTTTGGAAATTTGA